The following are encoded together in the Malaya genurostris strain Urasoe2022 chromosome 3, Malgen_1.1, whole genome shotgun sequence genome:
- the LOC131435777 gene encoding cuticle protein 19-like, whose product MAFLFKALACVTLLSLTAAQYGEEEHYEHHEPHHAVGFSYAKFSGPVSGPAHEVHVEDKHGHGHSIDYVAKPDYHFEYGVEDPKSKVSQSRKEHRHEDELHGEYSVQQPDGKLRTVKYSANKHTGFHAEVLIDGKPLHEEELAKLAHEAQEHSVRAHGHSEGASSYGGSHGQTYEEDASSSYGGEEGGEGDDGYYH is encoded by the exons ATGGCGTTCCTGTTCAAA GCACTTGCATGCGTGACCCTGCTCTCGCTGACGGCAGCCCAGTACGGGGAGGAAGAACACTACGAGCACCACGAGCCGCATCATGCCGTTGGATTTTCGTACGCCAAATTCAGCGGACCGGTCAGTGGACCCGCCCACGAAGTACATGTCGAGGACAAGCACGGACATGGTCATTCGATCGATTACGTGGCAAAGCCGGACTATCATTTCGAGTACGGTGTAGAGGACCCGAAGAGTAAGGTTTCGCAGAGCCGGAAGGAGCATCGCCACGAGGATGAACTGCACGGCGAGTACAGCGTCCAGCAGCCGGACGGAAAGCTGCGGACAGTCAAGTACTCGGCAAACAAGCACACCGGATTCCACGCTGAAGTGTTGATCGATGGAAAACCACTGCACGAGGAGGAATTGGCCAAACTGGCTCACGAAGCACAGGAGCATTCCGTTCGTGCCCATGGGCATAGCGAGGGGGCGTCGTCGTACGGTGGCTCGCATGGGCAGACCTACGAAGAGGACGCATCATCGTCCTACGGCGGTGAAGAGGGCGGCGAGGGTGACGACGGTTACTACCATTGA